In Oceanobacillus sp. FSL K6-2867, one DNA window encodes the following:
- a CDS encoding M20 family metallopeptidase, with protein sequence METYEALSSFENLKTSHSDLYNQIKSIFNEVVALRRDFRKHPELAFEETRTAQIVAAKLRDWGYQVTEGVGKTGVVGILKGENEGPVVGLRADMDALPMMDEITADYRSITDHVAHTCGHDAHTSILLGAAKIFAKRGLKKGTLKLVFQPAEEIGEGAAAMIADGVLENPKVDMMAGLHVHPTVETGQFGITETEFSCAAMDLFELEIKGKGGHAAHPHRTIDPVAIAAQVITALQQIVSRYTDPLDSVVVSIGQIHGGTKSTIIPDSVSLSGTVRTLNPATREAVAKQVRSIATGIAEGLGGECDVNYRFVTPSIKIDKSLRGLFEETITELFTSDAIVYKNPSMGGEDFAYYSHEVPAVFFNLGTNGGNPETAYSNHNTRFDVDEQAFVYGIAALFQLASSYFERTDE encoded by the coding sequence ATGGAAACATATGAAGCATTGTCATCATTTGAGAATTTAAAAACATCTCATTCAGATTTATACAACCAGATTAAATCTATTTTTAATGAAGTTGTTGCATTAAGAAGAGATTTTCGAAAGCATCCGGAGCTTGCCTTCGAAGAAACCCGTACAGCACAGATTGTGGCAGCAAAACTGCGTGACTGGGGTTATCAGGTAACGGAAGGTGTTGGAAAGACAGGTGTGGTTGGTATCCTGAAAGGAGAAAACGAAGGTCCTGTTGTAGGGCTCCGTGCTGATATGGATGCACTTCCAATGATGGATGAAATTACAGCTGATTATCGAAGTATAACAGATCATGTTGCACATACATGTGGGCATGATGCTCATACGTCGATTCTATTAGGAGCTGCAAAGATTTTTGCGAAACGAGGCTTGAAAAAAGGGACGTTAAAATTAGTTTTTCAACCAGCTGAAGAAATCGGTGAAGGTGCAGCTGCAATGATTGCAGATGGTGTACTGGAAAATCCAAAAGTGGATATGATGGCTGGTCTGCATGTACATCCAACCGTAGAAACAGGACAATTTGGAATCACAGAAACGGAATTCAGCTGTGCAGCAATGGATCTATTTGAATTGGAAATAAAGGGTAAGGGCGGTCATGCAGCACATCCGCATCGCACAATCGATCCTGTTGCAATTGCGGCCCAAGTTATTACAGCACTTCAGCAAATTGTTAGCCGATATACGGATCCACTTGATTCAGTGGTTGTTAGTATTGGTCAAATCCATGGTGGGACGAAATCAACCATCATACCAGATTCAGTTAGCCTTAGTGGAACTGTTCGGACATTGAATCCTGCAACAAGAGAAGCGGTTGCGAAGCAAGTCCGTTCCATTGCAACGGGTATTGCGGAGGGGCTTGGCGGAGAATGTGATGTGAATTACCGTTTTGTAACACCATCGATTAAAATAGATAAGTCTTTACGTGGATTATTTGAAGAAACGATTACGGAGCTATTTACAAGCGATGCTATTGTATACAAAAATCCGTCTATGGGTGGAGAAGATTTCGCTTATTATTCACATGAGGTTCCAGCTGTTTTCTTTAACTTAGGAACAAATGGCGGTAATCCTGAAACAGCATATTCCAATCATAATACCCGCTTCGATGTGGATGAACAGGCATTTGTTTATGGAATTGCAGCACTATTTCAATTGGCTAGTAGTTATTTCGAGCGAACCGACGAATGA
- a CDS encoding endonuclease, which translates to MILSAEQTEKLFPVSMEPERIQQILTETANAKALIQQDQKAYYDEEKDAQIISKYYHNINFEQSDILDSIRQLLEASHTNPVRYDPSEYVYPWVDLQPDGSLKSIYSGKIRQPENVINEDADTTKKRRKAAEEFHTFGQTDEQRLAQIESNFKYNCEHVVPQSWFNEREPMRGDIHHLFTCDPACNSMRSNFPYHDFSDYNPELISAQGVKESCGMSLDERFEPEYGKGAVARAMLYFLLRYPDEIEASHKKELDVSLLLKWHEDFPPDIYERHRNLAIYEIQGNRNPWIDYPVNLMCIFQ; encoded by the coding sequence ATGATTTTATCAGCCGAACAAACAGAGAAGCTGTTTCCCGTATCAATGGAACCTGAGCGCATTCAACAAATCCTTACAGAAACAGCGAATGCAAAAGCCCTTATCCAGCAGGATCAAAAAGCATATTATGATGAAGAAAAGGACGCACAGATTATCTCTAAGTACTACCATAACATTAATTTTGAGCAGTCAGACATCCTGGACTCTATTCGTCAGCTGCTGGAAGCAAGCCATACCAATCCTGTCCGCTACGATCCATCTGAGTATGTGTATCCTTGGGTCGACCTCCAGCCAGATGGCAGCTTAAAAAGCATTTACTCTGGAAAGATTAGACAACCCGAAAATGTCATTAATGAAGATGCGGATACTACAAAGAAACGAAGGAAAGCAGCAGAAGAATTCCATACTTTCGGGCAAACCGATGAACAACGTCTCGCACAAATTGAATCGAACTTTAAATATAATTGTGAGCATGTGGTACCTCAGTCCTGGTTCAATGAGAGGGAGCCAATGCGCGGGGATATTCACCATTTATTCACATGTGATCCAGCCTGCAACTCGATGCGGAGCAACTTTCCATACCATGATTTCAGCGACTACAATCCAGAACTGATTTCCGCCCAGGGTGTAAAGGAATCCTGTGGAATGTCATTGGATGAACGGTTTGAGCCGGAATACGGAAAAGGTGCAGTTGCCCGAGCCATGCTCTATTTTTTACTAAGATATCCTGATGAAATTGAAGCTTCGCATAAAAAGGAATTAGATGTATCACTGCTCCTAAAATGGCATGAAGATTTTCCACCCGACATTTATGAAAGGCATCGCAACCTTGCTATCTATGAAATTCAGGGCAATCGCAATCCATGGATCGATTATCCAGTTAATCTGATGTGTATTTTTCAATAA
- a CDS encoding MFS transporter, which produces MREATADKLHIFVIMFLISLIMSIQAPIFTPYAAMIGASSILIGIMLSAAQLANLIGNLIAGPLVDRFGKRLFITLPLLVSGSLFIFHGLVANTAELLLLRALNGFSLAFLIPAAMALLSGYAENSRQQGKNMAVNGILGTVASIIAPLIGGNLGDMVGYANSYFVIGAALIITSIYTMAFLKDRQAVTITRRNQSLGLIQVFANPGLHIVFLTAFAVMYIHGVIIYEIPYLSVEKGLSTVTTGKMFSFMAIGTFFSLSLFFINHFAPVKRLIFGLFGMCMTLFVLINEWTAALSLLLFLMGFFFGVIMPAMATAVTDAVTREGHGRAFGVMSAVYSLGMIFSSFVTGLIREVISPYFIAFLIGMLVLSFIGYMKLRLPRSAHTKATTLR; this is translated from the coding sequence TTGAGAGAAGCAACCGCAGACAAATTACACATTTTTGTTATCATGTTTTTAATCAGCCTGATCATGAGTATTCAAGCACCGATTTTCACTCCTTATGCTGCAATGATTGGAGCATCGAGTATATTGATTGGAATTATGCTTAGTGCTGCTCAGCTCGCCAATTTAATTGGAAATCTAATTGCAGGTCCACTTGTTGACAGGTTTGGGAAGCGATTATTTATTACGCTTCCACTGCTTGTATCGGGTAGTTTGTTTATTTTTCATGGTTTAGTGGCTAACACTGCAGAATTATTACTGCTGCGGGCATTAAATGGATTTTCATTAGCCTTTTTGATTCCAGCAGCAATGGCGCTGCTTTCAGGTTATGCAGAAAATAGCCGGCAGCAGGGGAAAAACATGGCTGTGAATGGGATTCTCGGTACAGTCGCAAGTATTATTGCCCCACTGATTGGTGGAAATCTTGGAGATATGGTCGGATACGCCAATTCTTATTTTGTTATTGGGGCAGCACTGATTATAACGTCTATTTATACGATGGCTTTTCTAAAAGATAGACAAGCAGTCACAATAACTAGAAGAAATCAGTCATTGGGACTTATTCAGGTTTTTGCAAATCCGGGTTTGCATATTGTTTTTCTGACAGCCTTTGCCGTAATGTACATTCATGGTGTGATCATCTATGAAATTCCATATTTATCAGTGGAAAAGGGACTATCTACAGTCACAACAGGAAAAATGTTCAGTTTTATGGCTATTGGAACATTCTTTTCCTTATCCCTGTTTTTTATTAATCACTTTGCTCCAGTGAAAAGGCTGATTTTTGGTTTATTTGGGATGTGTATGACTCTGTTTGTACTTATAAATGAGTGGACTGCAGCATTATCGCTTTTGTTATTTTTAATGGGGTTCTTTTTTGGAGTGATAATGCCGGCAATGGCCACAGCAGTAACAGATGCTGTCACAAGGGAAGGACATGGCCGTGCATTTGGAGTGATGTCGGCGGTCTATTCATTGGGAATGATATTCAGTTCATTTGTAACCGGGCTTATTCGTGAGGTGATTTCTCCATATTTTATTGCCTTTTTAATAGGTATGCTGGTTTTGTCATTTATCGGCTATATGAAATTACGGCTACCGCGATCTGCACATACAAAAGCTACTACTTTGCGGTAA
- a CDS encoding GntR family transcriptional regulator: MLDYNNSIALHIQLKNIIEKKIEEGIFTEQIPSERQFMEDYHVSRSTVREAINLLVREGVLEKRHGKGTFVSLKPIQDWLGNLSSTTDTILQMGKKPGAQLVTHYLTETTPYIQEKIGLKDAYFIKRVRFADDMPIGVERHYYPIEIGVKLIKYDLNDATLYDLLENNLGIRLAEAEQTISSGIFLEEDREFMKMPDGTNALIAERIIRDHNGEIIEFEKAFYRNDLYTIKINLSRKFG; encoded by the coding sequence ATGCTTGATTATAATAATTCGATAGCATTGCATATTCAATTGAAAAATATTATAGAAAAGAAAATTGAGGAAGGAATATTTACTGAACAAATACCAAGCGAAAGGCAGTTTATGGAGGATTATCATGTTAGTCGCAGTACGGTTAGAGAAGCTATTAATCTTTTAGTTCGTGAAGGGGTATTAGAGAAAAGGCATGGAAAAGGTACATTCGTTTCCTTAAAGCCAATTCAAGATTGGCTCGGTAATCTAAGCAGTACAACAGATACGATTTTGCAAATGGGGAAGAAGCCAGGAGCACAATTAGTTACACATTATTTAACAGAAACAACACCATATATTCAAGAAAAAATTGGTCTTAAAGATGCTTATTTTATAAAACGGGTTCGTTTTGCAGACGACATGCCAATTGGTGTCGAACGACATTATTATCCGATTGAAATAGGGGTAAAATTAATCAAATACGATCTCAATGATGCTACATTATATGATTTGCTGGAAAACAATTTAGGAATTAGACTAGCGGAAGCTGAGCAGACAATTAGCAGTGGTATTTTTTTAGAAGAAGATAGGGAATTTATGAAAATGCCGGATGGAACAAATGCGTTAATTGCTGAACGTATTATTAGAGATCACAATGGTGAAATTATTGAATTCGAAAAGGCCTTTTATCGGAATGATCTATATACAATTAAAATAAATTTGTCACGTAAGTTTGGCTAA